In Denticeps clupeoides chromosome 1, fDenClu1.1, whole genome shotgun sequence, a single window of DNA contains:
- the opn6b gene encoding opsin 6, group member b codes for MDPQVDLRSNVSVYHVSGEGEVAIGVYLLLLGWLSWLGNGVVILLLTKQRHSLEPQDFLTLNLAVSDAGIAIFGYSRGILEVFNVFRDDGYLMKTFWTCKVDGFLILLFGLISINTLTAISVVRYIKGCQPHHGHHVTRRSVGVAIAAVWSWCLFWSGAPLVGWGSYRGRKYGTCEIDWAQARYSVAYRLYVITIFFFNFFIPISVIVFTYVSIMRAVNASHKSSRGGEVSERQRKIERSITQVSLLLCAAFLLAWSPYAVISMWSAFGYQVPPLNGILASLFAKSASFYNPLIYIGLSSKFRNDLRDLFRCLRRPPARNTPTPPLCPNAVQLNLEAFKEAGDLPGNMDSGVEMGQIDSIDASQSDREHLEGGPEGEEEAPEQTDCPRSPLVGKQTPASRIFMRRPSDSGRL; via the exons ATGGATCCCCAAGTTGACCTGAGGTCGAACGTGTCCGTGTATCACGTGTCCGGCGAGGGCGAAGTTGCCATCGGCGTCTATCTGTTGTTGCTTG GGTGGCTCTCGTGGCTCGGCAATGGGGTTGTGATCTTGCTCCTGACCAAACAGAGGCACTCTCTGGAGCCCCAGGACTTCCTCACGCTCAACCTCGCCGTGTCCGACGCCGGAATCGCCATTTTTGGATACTCGCGGGGCATCTTGGAGGTCTTCAATGTGTTCAGGGATGATGGCTATCTTATGAAAACCTTCTGGACCTGCAAG GTGGACGGCTTCTTAATCCTGCTCTTCGGCCTCATCAGCATCAACACGCTGACAGCCATCAGTGTGGTCCGCTACATCAAAGGATGCCAGCCTCACCACG GCCACCACGTCACCAGGCGCAGCGTCGGCGTGGCCATCGCAGCTGTGTGGTCCTGGTGCCTCTTCTGGTCGGGAGCGCCACTTGTGGGCTGGGGCAGTTACAGAG GCCGTAAGTACGGCACCTGCGAAATCGACTGGGCGCAGGCCAGATACTCGGTGGCCTACCGGCTGTACGTCATCACCATCTTCTTCTTCAACTTCTTCATCCCCATCTCCGTCATCGTCTTCACCTACGTGTCCATCATGCGCGCCGTCAACGCCAGCCACAAGAGCAGCCGCGGCGGCGAGGTCAGCGAGCGGCAGAGGAAGATCGAGCGCAGCATCACGCAG GTGTCCCTACTCCTGTGTGCAGCGTTCCTGCTGGCCTGGTCTCCCTATGCCGTCATCTCCATGTGGTCTGCTTTTGGCTACCAAGTGCCCCCTCTGAATGGCATTCTTGCCAGTCTGTTCGCCAAGTCGGCTAGTTTCTACAACCCCCTGATTTATATCGGACTGAGCTCCAAGTTCAGGAACGACCTGAGGGACCTTTTCCGCTGCCTGCGGAGACCCCCAGCTCGGAACACACCCACCCCTCCTCTGTGTCCAAATGCGGTGCAGCTGAACCTGGAGGCTTTCAAAGAGGCAGGAGACCTCCCAGGCAACATGGACTCAGGTGTGGAGATGGGACAGATTGACAGTATTGATGCCAGCCAGAGTGACCGTGAGCACCTCGAAGGGGGACCTGAAGGGGAAGAGGAGGCTCCAGAGCAGACAGACTGTCCACGTAGCCCTCTGGTAGGGAAACAAACCCCTGCCTCACGCATCTTCATGAGGAGACCCAGTGATTCTGGTCGACTGTAA